A genomic window from Candidatus Methylacidiphilum fumarolicum includes:
- the tnpA gene encoding IS200/IS605 family transposase, with product MTGQVRLHVLDHCVYALHYHLVLITKYRRKALTRPMLDRLRAIAEMRWDGWGGQLLECNGESDHVHLLVALPPNLGLSRFLNNLKTTSSRLLRREFATTVAHFYRKPVLWSRSYCIITCGGAPLTVLKQYIERQETPE from the coding sequence ATGACAGGTCAAGTGCGTTTGCACGTTCTGGATCACTGCGTTTACGCGCTGCACTACCATTTAGTTCTTATCACAAAATACCGCCGCAAGGCGCTCACCCGCCCCATGCTTGACCGGTTGCGTGCTATTGCGGAAATGCGCTGGGATGGATGGGGCGGACAGCTGCTTGAGTGCAACGGAGAATCTGACCACGTTCACTTGCTGGTTGCGTTGCCACCAAATCTTGGACTCAGCCGCTTCCTGAACAATCTCAAGACAACTTCTTCCAGACTTCTCCGCAGAGAGTTTGCCACAACGGTCGCCCATTTCTATCGTAAGCCAGTTCTTTGGAGCCGTTCCTACTGCATTATCACGTGCGGGGGTGCCCCATTAACCGTCCTCAAACAGTACATCGAACGGCAAGAAACGCCGGAATAG
- the treZ gene encoding malto-oligosyltrehalose trehalohydrolase → MNMLSSIIPVGSICSDDAVSFVVWGPFLSDCAIHIYEPEDLTIPMEKDSRGYWRGLLKTHEKKNRIRYKYRINKLKEYPDPASRYQPYGVHDRSEVIDFSAIKKCEITEKRPALDDYVIYELHVGTFTPQGTFEAIIPRLPVLKELGINALELMPISQFPGKRNWGYDGVYPFAVQNSYGGPWGLRKLVDSCHQIGMAVVLDVVYNHLGPEGNYLSQFAPYFTQKYKTPWGEAINYDDAFSDEVRNFFIYNALFWFSEYDIDALRLDAIHAIYDESAYLFLEELADKTIEFCHTFNKTHFLIAESDRNDPKFIYPKTLGGCHLHGQWCDDFHHALHAFITKETKGYYSDFGSLSHVAKAFKQGYVIDGCYSSYRKRKHGRKPQHVKRSQLIVFSQNHDQIGNRYLGERLSCLIDFSELKMICVLTLLSGFIPLLFMGEEYGEKNPFLYFVDHGDPNLLEAVRKGRLKEFADFHGDKEGYDATKQEAFNKSIINWELRTEGTHAILWKLYQHTIALRKKYKSLICTENISPIVNFNEEEKLFFFLFNNKQESLLGITNFDSVERRYLIEEEVYPLGKILDLADEKWSGPGSISPDQLFASSTSIPISPKNIVLYYGC, encoded by the coding sequence ATGAACATGTTGTCTTCTATAATTCCAGTAGGATCAATTTGTTCTGATGATGCAGTCTCTTTTGTTGTATGGGGCCCTTTCCTTTCGGATTGCGCTATACACATATACGAGCCAGAAGATCTAACCATCCCTATGGAAAAAGATAGTCGAGGATATTGGAGGGGTTTACTAAAAACCCACGAGAAAAAAAACAGAATTCGATATAAATACAGAATCAATAAGCTAAAAGAATATCCCGATCCAGCTTCTAGATATCAGCCATACGGTGTTCATGACCGATCTGAAGTTATCGATTTTTCAGCAATTAAAAAGTGCGAAATCACTGAAAAACGACCCGCTTTAGATGACTACGTTATCTATGAATTGCACGTGGGAACATTCACTCCACAAGGAACTTTTGAGGCAATCATACCCAGACTACCAGTCTTAAAAGAATTAGGAATAAATGCTCTAGAACTTATGCCTATTTCGCAATTTCCAGGAAAAAGAAATTGGGGATATGATGGGGTTTATCCTTTTGCCGTTCAGAATAGTTATGGAGGGCCATGGGGATTGCGCAAATTAGTGGATAGTTGTCATCAGATAGGCATGGCAGTGGTTCTTGATGTTGTATATAACCACTTAGGTCCGGAAGGGAATTATCTTAGTCAATTTGCTCCTTATTTTACCCAAAAATATAAAACACCCTGGGGAGAGGCCATTAATTATGACGATGCTTTCTCTGATGAAGTTAGAAATTTTTTCATATATAATGCTCTTTTCTGGTTTTCTGAATATGATATAGACGCTTTAAGGCTGGATGCCATTCATGCCATTTATGACGAAAGCGCGTATCTTTTTCTTGAGGAATTAGCCGATAAAACAATAGAATTTTGTCACACATTCAATAAAACCCATTTCCTTATTGCCGAAAGTGACAGGAATGATCCCAAATTCATTTATCCGAAAACCCTTGGTGGCTGCCATCTCCATGGACAATGGTGTGATGATTTTCATCATGCTCTGCACGCTTTTATAACCAAGGAAACAAAAGGATATTATTCTGATTTCGGCTCTCTTTCACATGTTGCAAAAGCTTTTAAGCAAGGATATGTCATTGATGGTTGCTATTCTTCGTATAGAAAACGCAAGCATGGAAGAAAACCCCAACATGTCAAAAGAAGCCAACTAATCGTTTTTTCTCAGAATCATGATCAGATCGGAAATAGATATTTAGGAGAAAGACTTTCTTGTCTAATTGATTTTAGTGAACTCAAAATGATTTGTGTGTTAACTCTTCTTTCAGGCTTCATTCCTCTTTTGTTCATGGGAGAAGAGTATGGAGAAAAAAATCCTTTTCTCTACTTCGTCGATCATGGGGATCCCAATCTTCTAGAAGCGGTTCGAAAAGGAAGACTGAAAGAGTTCGCAGATTTTCACGGAGACAAAGAAGGATATGATGCAACAAAACAAGAAGCTTTCAATAAATCTATTATTAATTGGGAATTAAGGACTGAAGGGACACACGCCATCCTATGGAAATTGTATCAGCATACGATTGCATTACGCAAAAAATATAAATCTTTAATATGCACTGAAAATATCTCTCCTATTGTAAATTTTAATGAAGAAGAAAAGCTCTTTTTCTTTCTATTTAACAACAAACAGGAAAGCCTCCTTGGAATAACTAACTTCGACTCAGTAGAAAGGAGATATTTGATCGAGGAAGAAGTCTATCCATTGGGAAAAATTCTTGATCTAGCGGATGAAAAATGGAGTGGACCTGGATCTATTTCTCCTGATCAATTATTTGCTTCATCCACATCTATTCCAATCAGTCCAAAAAACATCGTTCTTTACTATGGATGTTGA
- the treS gene encoding maltose alpha-D-glucosyltransferase: MDSQSFNRTTHRQLVEKSEYAPPPLWWKDAIIYEVHVKSFFDGNDDGIGDFIGMTQKLDYIKSIGVNAIWLLPFYPSPLKDDGYDISDYCAVHPDYGELKDFKIFLMEAHKRNLRVITELVINHTSDQHPWFQRARNSPAGSNYRNYYVWSDNPEKFKEARIIFKDFESSNWTWDPVAKAYYWHRFYSHQPDLNFDNPEVKKEIFKIIDFWLGMGVDGLRLDAVPYLFERDGTSCENLPETHQFLKELRSYVDTHYANRMLLAEANQWPEDAAAYFGQGDECHMAFHFPLMPRIFMAIRMEENYPIVDILELTPPIPDCCQWATFLRNHDELTLEMVTDEERDYMYRVYAKESRAKLNLGIRRRLAPLLDNNRKKMELIFTILFSLMGSPIIYYGDEIGMGDNIYLGDRNGVRTPMQWSEEKNGGFSKANPQRLYLPLVIDPEYHYQAVNVELQQNNLSSFLWWIRRVISMRKKYLAFSRGSIEIIDQSNPKVLAFIRKYKEEILLVVINLSRFTQVTEISLPDCIGYIPTETFGKATLPKITENPLLFVLSPYAYFWFSLNPSYDSSHQQLERVSTIALEEVPLPSFWLSSEGERFASKVLPLYLSQFKWFNLLGKKLLRVEIQDAIELNALRFLGEDIQCVLFAFYYDVGNPEPFFFFLKKNEQKDVDEIGKKNPECVFCKFKEKEQEGLLIDAMYESIFRSWMLDWIASGRHIDLRKGKVVAKPSSKLKETCREGQLPISSQVLPDKQRNLLINFENKIMCKFYRPLNEGINPEIEILEYLESKESLPFFPKYLGNAEFLSTDGTVHSLCLVEEFIPNQGDCWQLTLDSLSRYYERVLESKQFFSSPRDLLKMDPLQWPSECKEILEGTYVEKLRAIAEKTAMMHNWLSAENKDPNFSPEPFTTWYQRSLFQSAMEYLLRLQRQLSKNNKDLKDKEILGFYEKIDVIEKQLQQILIAGNYGLKIRIHGDFHLQQLLYTGKDFVIIDFEGETEIPFSQRKLKKTPLKDIASMIFSLYLAAFSALESSLLISQDKPWLEDISLCWHRYATAVFVNRYLEVAKSEILPQTKEEKERLLHFCLLERVLYEIEYSLKRSLMKEASFLCKAVLSFLNFPLTLISQPKNNANGSESMKK, encoded by the coding sequence ATGGACAGCCAATCTTTCAACAGAACAACGCATAGGCAACTAGTAGAGAAATCGGAATACGCTCCACCTCCGCTTTGGTGGAAGGATGCCATCATTTATGAAGTCCATGTCAAATCATTTTTTGATGGCAACGATGATGGGATTGGTGACTTCATAGGAATGACTCAAAAACTGGACTACATCAAGTCGATTGGAGTGAATGCCATTTGGTTATTGCCTTTTTATCCTTCTCCTTTGAAAGATGACGGATATGACATATCTGATTACTGCGCTGTGCATCCAGATTATGGAGAGCTAAAAGATTTCAAAATTTTTTTAATGGAAGCTCATAAGAGAAACTTAAGAGTGATCACCGAGTTAGTTATTAATCATACATCTGATCAACATCCATGGTTTCAAAGGGCTAGGAATTCTCCTGCGGGGAGCAATTACAGAAACTATTATGTCTGGAGTGATAATCCGGAAAAATTTAAAGAAGCTCGAATAATTTTTAAAGACTTTGAATCCTCCAATTGGACATGGGATCCTGTGGCAAAAGCTTATTACTGGCACCGCTTTTATTCTCACCAACCGGATTTAAACTTCGATAATCCTGAGGTTAAAAAAGAAATTTTTAAAATTATCGATTTTTGGCTTGGAATGGGAGTCGACGGGTTGAGATTAGACGCAGTGCCTTATCTTTTCGAAAGGGATGGGACCAGTTGTGAAAATCTGCCTGAAACTCATCAATTTCTTAAAGAACTCCGCAGCTATGTTGACACTCATTATGCGAATCGGATGCTTCTTGCAGAAGCTAATCAATGGCCAGAAGACGCCGCAGCATATTTTGGTCAAGGGGACGAATGCCATATGGCCTTCCATTTCCCACTCATGCCACGGATTTTTATGGCGATCCGAATGGAAGAAAACTATCCTATAGTGGATATTCTAGAACTAACCCCCCCTATTCCCGATTGTTGCCAATGGGCCACTTTCCTTCGCAATCATGATGAATTAACCCTAGAAATGGTCACCGATGAAGAAAGAGACTACATGTACAGGGTTTATGCGAAAGAATCTCGAGCAAAACTCAATCTAGGAATTCGGCGAAGACTTGCTCCTCTCCTCGACAACAACAGAAAAAAAATGGAACTCATTTTTACGATTCTCTTTTCTCTCATGGGTTCACCAATCATTTACTATGGGGATGAGATCGGCATGGGAGATAACATCTATCTAGGAGATCGCAATGGAGTTCGAACCCCAATGCAATGGTCTGAAGAAAAAAATGGGGGCTTTTCAAAGGCTAATCCTCAACGACTCTATTTGCCACTGGTCATAGATCCTGAGTATCACTACCAGGCCGTTAATGTGGAATTGCAACAAAACAACCTCTCTTCCTTTCTTTGGTGGATCCGTCGGGTGATTAGCATGCGGAAAAAGTATCTAGCGTTCAGTCGTGGAAGCATAGAAATCATCGATCAAAGCAATCCTAAGGTTTTAGCTTTCATTCGAAAATACAAAGAGGAGATCCTATTGGTTGTTATAAATCTCTCCCGTTTTACTCAAGTTACGGAAATCAGTCTACCTGATTGTATAGGCTATATTCCAACAGAAACTTTTGGTAAAGCTACTCTACCAAAAATAACCGAAAACCCTCTTCTATTTGTCCTTTCTCCCTATGCTTACTTCTGGTTCTCTCTCAATCCATCCTATGACTCTTCTCATCAACAATTGGAAAGAGTTTCAACAATTGCTCTTGAAGAGGTCCCTTTGCCATCCTTTTGGTTAAGTTCAGAGGGGGAACGTTTTGCTTCTAAAGTCCTGCCCTTATACCTTTCTCAGTTTAAGTGGTTTAACCTTCTGGGCAAAAAGCTGTTGAGGGTAGAAATCCAGGACGCAATTGAATTAAACGCCCTCCGGTTTTTAGGAGAAGACATACAGTGTGTGTTGTTTGCTTTTTATTATGATGTAGGAAATCCAGAACCATTTTTCTTTTTTCTGAAAAAAAATGAGCAAAAAGACGTTGATGAAATCGGAAAGAAAAATCCAGAGTGCGTGTTTTGCAAATTCAAAGAGAAGGAACAGGAGGGACTGCTTATTGATGCGATGTATGAATCGATATTTCGTTCCTGGATGCTTGATTGGATTGCCTCCGGTAGACATATAGACTTAAGAAAGGGTAAGGTGGTGGCAAAGCCATCTTCAAAACTTAAAGAAACTTGTAGAGAAGGACAACTCCCCATTTCCTCTCAAGTGCTTCCTGACAAACAAAGAAATTTGTTAATCAACTTTGAAAATAAAATAATGTGCAAGTTTTACAGGCCCCTAAACGAGGGTATCAACCCTGAAATAGAAATTTTAGAATATCTAGAATCTAAAGAAAGCCTTCCTTTCTTCCCTAAGTACCTTGGAAATGCTGAGTTTTTATCTACAGATGGGACAGTCCATTCTTTATGCTTGGTAGAAGAATTCATTCCTAATCAAGGGGATTGCTGGCAGCTGACCCTCGATTCTTTAAGTCGATATTATGAGAGAGTCCTCGAATCAAAACAGTTTTTTTCATCTCCTAGAGATCTCCTAAAGATGGATCCTTTACAGTGGCCATCCGAATGTAAGGAAATCCTGGAAGGAACTTATGTTGAAAAATTACGGGCGATCGCTGAAAAAACTGCCATGATGCATAATTGGCTTTCAGCTGAAAACAAAGATCCAAACTTCTCTCCTGAACCGTTTACAACATGGTATCAACGTAGCCTCTTCCAATCAGCCATGGAATATCTTTTGCGTCTCCAAAGACAATTGTCAAAAAACAACAAGGATTTAAAAGACAAAGAAATTTTAGGCTTTTATGAAAAAATAGATGTCATTGAAAAACAACTTCAACAGATTCTCATTGCTGGCAATTACGGGTTAAAAATTCGGATTCATGGGGATTTTCACTTACAACAGCTTTTGTATACAGGAAAGGATTTTGTAATTATCGATTTTGAAGGAGAAACAGAGATACCATTTAGCCAGAGAAAGTTAAAAAAAACGCCGCTAAAGGATATTGCTAGTATGATCTTTTCTCTCTATTTAGCAGCATTTTCAGCTCTTGAATCCTCCCTGCTGATTTCTCAAGATAAGCCATGGCTAGAAGACATTTCGCTCTGCTGGCATAGGTATGCTACAGCCGTTTTTGTCAATCGATACTTAGAAGTAGCAAAGTCTGAAATCCTTCCACAAACAAAAGAAGAAAAAGAAAGGTTGCTCCATTTTTGCTTGCTAGAAAGGGTGCTCTATGAAATAGAATATTCTTTGAAAAGGTCTCTAATGAAAGAAGCATCTTTTTTATGCAAAGCAGTTCTGTCTTTTCTTAATTTTCCATTAACTTTGATCAGCCAACCAAAAAACAATGCTAATGGCTCAGAATCAATGAAGAAGTAA
- a CDS encoding sigma-54-dependent transcriptional regulator yields the protein MGLTVLVVEDEKNLALSLKRFLENKGHETTVCFDGDIGLSQCLEMNPELLLVDCRLPGMGGIELLKKAKALNPNLYSIVFTAFGSIEDAVEAIKLGSFDYIQKPIDLQRLGQLILKIEETVRLKREIDYYRKREETELIGSSLAMTRVRETIQKLVALSLDKSPPTVLITGETGTGKEVVARLLHRKSSRSDKAFIHVNCISLPDNLVEDELFGHEQGAFTGARNAKPGLMEAADRGTLFLDEIGDFPINLQGKLLTAIESKKIRRLGSVRDREIDLWIIAATNRNLTEKASLGSFRPDLLYRLNVVSIYLPPLRERREDIAELSNYFLRKYAAQYGKNIQGFEKEVIETFQNYNWPGNVRELSHKIEQAVLWCEDNLISLRHIDAVLKKRFQNNSFLPQPFIDKKELIKWLLNEPFSLKAFEGELIKTALEKTQGNFSQAARLLGVTRDWLRYRIEKNMFDSD from the coding sequence ATGGGGCTTACTGTTCTTGTTGTTGAGGACGAAAAGAATCTGGCTCTTTCTTTAAAACGGTTTTTGGAAAACAAAGGCCATGAGACCACCGTTTGTTTCGATGGAGACATAGGCTTAAGCCAATGTCTAGAAATGAATCCTGAGCTGCTTCTCGTTGACTGCCGCTTGCCAGGAATGGGAGGCATTGAGCTTTTAAAAAAGGCAAAAGCCCTTAATCCAAATCTCTATTCAATTGTTTTTACGGCTTTTGGGTCGATCGAAGATGCTGTGGAAGCCATTAAGTTAGGATCTTTTGATTATATCCAGAAGCCGATTGATCTTCAAAGATTAGGACAATTAATTCTAAAAATAGAGGAAACCGTTCGGTTAAAAAGAGAAATTGACTATTACCGAAAACGAGAAGAAACGGAGTTAATTGGCTCTTCTCTAGCTATGACTCGTGTTAGGGAAACAATTCAAAAACTTGTCGCCCTTTCTTTGGACAAGTCACCTCCAACCGTATTAATCACTGGTGAAACTGGAACCGGTAAAGAAGTCGTCGCCCGCCTACTCCACCGAAAAAGTTCCCGATCAGACAAAGCTTTTATTCATGTCAATTGCATTTCTCTTCCAGATAATCTCGTTGAAGACGAGTTGTTTGGACATGAACAGGGTGCGTTTACGGGAGCTAGAAATGCAAAGCCTGGCTTGATGGAAGCAGCCGATAGGGGAACGCTTTTTTTGGATGAAATCGGAGATTTTCCGATTAATCTGCAGGGGAAATTACTAACAGCCATAGAAAGCAAAAAAATTCGTCGCTTGGGCAGCGTGAGGGACAGGGAAATTGATCTTTGGATTATTGCTGCGACAAATAGAAATCTAACAGAAAAAGCCAGTTTAGGATCATTCCGCCCCGACCTTCTCTACCGACTGAACGTTGTTTCCATCTATTTACCTCCTTTAAGAGAAAGAAGAGAGGACATTGCCGAGCTTTCCAACTATTTTCTTAGAAAATACGCTGCTCAATATGGAAAAAATATTCAAGGATTTGAGAAAGAAGTAATAGAGACTTTTCAAAACTACAATTGGCCTGGAAACGTTCGCGAACTTTCACATAAAATCGAGCAGGCCGTCTTATGGTGTGAAGACAATCTCATTAGCTTACGACATATTGATGCAGTCTTAAAAAAAAGGTTTCAAAACAATAGCTTCTTACCTCAACCTTTCATTGATAAAAAAGAACTCATAAAGTGGCTACTGAATGAACCATTCTCTTTGAAAGCATTTGAAGGAGAGTTAATAAAAACGGCTCTGGAAAAGACGCAAGGGAATTTTTCTCAAGCAGCACGCCTTTTAGGGGTTACTCGAGACTGGCTTAGGTATAGAATTGAAAAAAATATGTTCGATTCTGATTGA
- a CDS encoding ATP-binding protein, which translates to MKISSKIKLAAFLLFIIIGTLGFEMAWVSALSLKNIRQIQLLSEKIRLLNEIKLLGYKLIKEISDYIDGQNPYDKTDYFYFSTLINEKLVSIESLFADKEEKTAFEAIKEQWKNLSSCSLGILEEATKLTSKEHLEAKKEEIEKREYYKFDKIIADFQNRVYLQAINSIAEKEQQLVRFSQTVFPLSFLCSGVILWLVYRWQNLGISLPLQKLIEVVENGKAEPKKIIFPSFHGEIGKLSEAFAHLFEKIDKFQSKLIESEKIASIGAMAAAVAHGIKNPLSSIRALAEVSLLQDNLDESAKETLKEIIKETDTLNNRINHLLSYTKPSVPNRHPTNLNDLLRALIPSIARTLPKAITIDLQLDPSLPPILSDSSQIEQVIIELLTNAINASEKGGLIQIITRSDPVQKEVLLEIVDHGKGIPNAIIDTIFQPFFTTSTEGTGLGLAIAKRYSEQNGGLLTIQSEVDKGTIASIKFSSFNG; encoded by the coding sequence ATGAAGATAAGCTCAAAAATTAAACTTGCCGCTTTCCTTCTTTTCATCATTATCGGCACACTTGGATTTGAAATGGCTTGGGTCTCTGCTTTATCCTTAAAAAATATCCGACAGATTCAGCTTCTTTCTGAAAAAATTCGATTGCTAAACGAAATCAAATTGCTTGGATACAAGTTAATCAAAGAAATATCCGATTATATCGATGGCCAGAACCCTTATGATAAAACTGACTATTTCTATTTTTCTACTCTCATAAACGAAAAGCTTGTTTCGATTGAGTCTCTTTTTGCAGATAAGGAAGAAAAGACTGCCTTTGAGGCTATTAAGGAGCAGTGGAAGAATTTGAGTAGCTGTAGTTTAGGCATCCTCGAAGAGGCTACAAAATTAACAAGCAAAGAGCATTTGGAAGCCAAGAAAGAGGAAATAGAAAAAAGGGAATATTATAAGTTTGACAAAATAATCGCTGACTTTCAAAACAGGGTCTATTTACAAGCAATTAATAGTATCGCAGAGAAAGAACAACAGTTAGTGCGCTTTAGTCAGACTGTTTTCCCTCTCAGCTTCCTTTGCAGTGGAGTTATTCTATGGTTAGTCTATAGATGGCAAAATCTCGGCATTTCTCTTCCTTTGCAAAAATTGATCGAAGTTGTTGAAAATGGAAAAGCAGAGCCCAAAAAAATAATATTCCCCTCATTCCATGGAGAAATAGGAAAACTGTCAGAGGCCTTCGCTCATCTTTTTGAAAAGATTGACAAATTTCAAAGCAAACTTATTGAATCAGAAAAAATAGCCTCGATTGGAGCTATGGCTGCAGCTGTTGCCCATGGAATTAAAAACCCTCTTTCGAGCATACGGGCTTTAGCAGAAGTCTCTTTGCTTCAAGACAATCTGGATGAATCCGCAAAAGAAACTCTAAAAGAAATCATAAAAGAGACGGACACCCTTAACAACAGGATTAATCATCTTCTTTCTTACACGAAACCATCAGTTCCAAATCGCCATCCAACCAATCTGAATGATCTATTGAGGGCACTCATTCCTAGTATTGCTCGAACCCTACCAAAGGCTATAACCATCGATTTGCAACTGGATCCTTCCTTACCACCCATCCTCTCTGATTCCTCGCAAATTGAACAAGTAATTATAGAGCTGCTTACTAATGCTATCAACGCAAGTGAAAAAGGCGGTTTAATTCAAATAATCACTCGCTCTGATCCCGTTCAAAAAGAAGTCCTTCTTGAAATTGTTGATCATGGCAAAGGCATTCCTAATGCTATCATCGACACAATCTTCCAACCATTTTTCACAACATCTACAGAAGGAACTGGTTTAGGTCTTGCTATTGCTAAAAGATATTCCGAACAAAATGGCGGACTATTGACCATACAAAGTGAAGTAGACAAAGGGACTATTGCAAGTATTAAGTTTTCAAGCTTTAATGGCTAA
- the glgB gene encoding 1,4-alpha-glucan branching protein GlgB — protein sequence MNNNTSKPLLPSSKSHSPSLFSDLDIHHFKNGTLYNLYEKLGSHLTSWEGEKGAYFSVWAPNAASVSVIGSFNQWDPKANPMVSREDQSGIWEIFIPGVVRGDLYKYYIKSKANGIVTVKGDPLSFLWETPPKSASIVWNLDYTWLDKEWIDNKEKNNCLNCPWNIYEVHLGSWQRKKEEDNRFLTYREIAPLLAKYVKEMGFSHVEFLPVMEHPYYGSWGYQCLGYFAPTSRFGTPQDFMFLIDYLHRNGIGVILDWVPSHFATDGHGLGLFDGTHLYEHADPRQGYHPDWGSYIFNYGRYEVKEFLISSARFWIEKYHADALRIDAVASMLYLDYSRKPGEWIPNKYGGNENLEAIAFLRTLSETLYQEFPGIQLIAEESTAYPLVTRPVYAGGLGFGFKWNMGWMHDTLFYFSLDPIYRKYHQNRLTFSAWYAFQENFILSLSHDEVVYGKGSLLRKMPGDTWQKFANLRALFSYMYFFPGHKLIFMGGEFGQWDEWYHEKSLDWHLAIDGFHKQLQSMVKYLNFLYKSEKALHANNFSPNGFYWIDFSDYEKSIISFIRKSPDEKDHILCVFNFTPVPRLNYLVGVPFDGFWKAIFNSDASEYGGSGLGLTKGEIASPLVWQGQPYSLSLTLPPLACIAFKKTHEDKLKN from the coding sequence ATGAATAATAACACCTCAAAGCCTCTTTTGCCTTCTTCTAAATCTCATTCTCCTAGCCTTTTTAGCGATCTAGACATCCATCATTTTAAGAATGGAACCCTTTACAATCTTTACGAAAAATTAGGATCCCATCTTACAAGTTGGGAAGGAGAAAAGGGAGCGTACTTTTCGGTGTGGGCTCCCAATGCTGCATCGGTCTCTGTAATTGGTAGCTTTAACCAGTGGGATCCAAAAGCAAATCCTATGGTTTCCAGGGAGGATCAAAGTGGCATATGGGAAATCTTTATTCCTGGGGTAGTCAGAGGAGATCTTTATAAATACTATATTAAGTCCAAAGCCAACGGAATTGTTACGGTCAAAGGTGATCCTCTTTCTTTTTTATGGGAAACTCCTCCCAAAAGTGCATCTATTGTTTGGAATTTAGATTACACATGGCTCGATAAAGAATGGATAGATAACAAAGAAAAAAACAATTGTTTAAATTGCCCATGGAATATTTACGAAGTGCATCTTGGATCATGGCAAAGAAAAAAAGAAGAAGACAACAGGTTTTTGACTTATAGAGAGATCGCCCCTCTGCTAGCCAAGTATGTCAAAGAAATGGGCTTTAGCCATGTCGAATTCCTCCCAGTAATGGAACATCCATACTATGGATCCTGGGGATACCAGTGCTTGGGTTATTTTGCTCCTACCAGCCGCTTTGGGACACCTCAAGATTTTATGTTTCTTATTGATTATCTGCACCGAAACGGTATCGGGGTGATTCTAGATTGGGTTCCTTCTCATTTTGCCACTGATGGGCATGGTTTAGGATTATTCGATGGAACACACCTTTATGAACATGCTGATCCCAGACAGGGCTATCATCCAGACTGGGGAAGCTATATTTTCAATTATGGAAGATATGAAGTTAAAGAATTTCTAATTAGCAGTGCCCGATTTTGGATCGAAAAATATCATGCAGATGCTTTGAGAATTGATGCGGTTGCTTCAATGCTTTACCTCGATTACTCTAGAAAGCCCGGAGAGTGGATTCCCAATAAATATGGAGGAAACGAAAATCTCGAAGCCATAGCTTTTCTTCGCACCCTAAGCGAAACCCTTTATCAAGAATTTCCTGGCATACAGCTTATTGCTGAGGAATCGACGGCTTATCCGTTGGTCACACGACCTGTATATGCCGGAGGTCTTGGGTTTGGCTTCAAGTGGAACATGGGCTGGATGCATGATACTCTCTTTTATTTTTCTCTTGATCCCATTTATAGAAAATATCACCAAAATCGGCTAACATTCAGTGCCTGGTATGCTTTTCAAGAAAACTTTATTCTTTCCCTATCCCATGACGAAGTAGTGTATGGAAAAGGCTCTTTGCTAAGGAAAATGCCTGGTGATACCTGGCAAAAATTTGCAAATTTGCGAGCCCTATTTTCTTACATGTACTTTTTTCCTGGGCATAAACTGATCTTTATGGGTGGAGAATTTGGTCAATGGGATGAATGGTATCATGAAAAAAGCCTTGACTGGCATTTGGCCATTGATGGATTCCACAAACAGCTACAATCAATGGTGAAATACCTTAATTTCCTTTATAAATCCGAAAAAGCCCTCCACGCTAATAATTTCTCTCCCAATGGCTTCTATTGGATAGACTTTTCAGATTATGAAAAAAGTATCATAAGCTTCATAAGAAAATCTCCTGACGAAAAAGATCATATTCTTTGTGTTTTTAATTTCACTCCTGTTCCACGGCTCAATTATCTAGTAGGGGTCCCTTTCGATGGATTTTGGAAAGCAATTTTCAATAGCGATGCCTCGGAGTATGGCGGCAGTGGTTTAGGCCTTACAAAAGGAGAAATAGCTTCACCCCTCGTTTGGCAAGGCCAACCATATTCTCTTTCTCTTACCCTCCCTCCCCTTGCTTGCATTGCCTTTAAAAAAACGCATGAAGATAAGCTCAAAAATTAA